A genome region from Ralstonia solanacearum K60 includes the following:
- a CDS encoding helix-turn-helix transcriptional regulator — protein sequence MRRMTRRADRLFQIAQILRGRRLTTAAMLADRLGVSERTVYRDIRDLSVSGVPIEGEAGIGYRMRAGFDLAPLMFTTDEVEALVAGARMIKAWSGGAMASSVEAALEKLMGALPAERRAEAETTRIFAPSFGMTREVKHAFDTLHAALGRHAVARLAYRDAQGQLTDRCIQPLGLFFWGQVWLVAAWCEHRQDYRTFRLDRCVTVDILERHFAESAERSLADFMRKVKGSTD from the coding sequence ATGCGCCGCATGACCCGCCGCGCTGACCGTCTCTTCCAGATTGCGCAGATCCTGCGAGGCCGCCGCCTGACCACGGCGGCGATGCTGGCCGACCGGCTGGGCGTGTCGGAGCGCACGGTGTATCGCGACATCCGCGACCTGTCGGTCTCGGGCGTGCCGATCGAGGGCGAGGCCGGCATCGGCTACCGCATGCGGGCCGGCTTCGACCTGGCCCCGCTGATGTTCACCACCGATGAAGTCGAGGCGCTGGTCGCGGGGGCGCGCATGATCAAGGCATGGAGCGGGGGCGCGATGGCCAGCTCGGTCGAGGCCGCGCTGGAAAAGCTGATGGGCGCCCTGCCCGCCGAGCGCCGCGCCGAAGCCGAGACCACCCGCATCTTCGCGCCCAGCTTCGGCATGACCCGCGAGGTCAAGCACGCGTTCGACACGCTGCACGCCGCGCTCGGCCGCCACGCCGTGGCGCGGCTCGCCTACCGCGATGCGCAGGGCCAGTTGACCGACCGCTGCATCCAGCCGCTCGGCCTGTTCTTCTGGGGCCAGGTGTGGCTGGTCGCCGCGTGGTGCGAGCACCGCCAGGACTACCGCACCTTCCGCCTCGACCGCTGCGTCACGGTCGACATCCTGGAGCGGCACTTCGCCGAATCCGCCGAGCGCTCGCTGGCGGACTTCATGCGCAAGGTGAAGGGATCGACGGATTAG
- a CDS encoding cupin domain-containing protein yields the protein MPSQSPYLMRAADIAARAQSYSHPWNSLSEIHGTMMGRLLGLKRTGVNFARVPPGKESFVYHAHQREEEWIYILSGEGQAEIDDGIYLVRAGDFMAFPTGIAHHLRNCGRDDLFYLCGGEHLNIEIADFPRLGKRMLRRGEQVDIVDIHPERELTPFGA from the coding sequence ATGCCGAGCCAATCGCCCTACCTGATGCGCGCCGCCGACATCGCCGCGCGCGCGCAGTCGTATTCGCACCCGTGGAACAGCCTGTCGGAAATCCACGGCACCATGATGGGCCGCCTGCTGGGGCTCAAGCGCACCGGCGTCAATTTCGCGCGTGTGCCGCCGGGCAAGGAGTCCTTCGTCTACCACGCCCATCAGCGGGAAGAGGAATGGATCTACATCCTGTCCGGCGAGGGTCAGGCCGAGATCGACGACGGCATCTACCTGGTGCGCGCCGGCGACTTCATGGCCTTCCCCACCGGCATCGCCCATCATCTGCGCAACTGCGGCCGGGACGACCTCTTCTACCTGTGCGGCGGCGAACACCTGAACATCGAGATCGCCGACTTCCCTCGGCTGGGCAAGCGCATGCTGCGCCGCGGCGAGCAGGTCGACATCGTCGACATCCATCCCGAACGCGAATTGACGCCCTTCGGCGCATAG
- a CDS encoding VOC family protein yields the protein MASVINWFEIPTADFPRAVTFYEHVFDTRLKQEGMGELRMGVFPAGETTVHGALVHGQGFAPSDQGSVLYLNAPDLDTVLERVNGNGGQCVFGPMTLPDRMGRIAHIVDTEGNRIGLHEPDATTQAYLLQP from the coding sequence ATGGCAAGCGTCATCAACTGGTTTGAAATCCCCACGGCCGACTTCCCGCGCGCGGTGACGTTCTACGAACACGTGTTCGACACGCGCCTCAAGCAGGAAGGCATGGGCGAGCTGCGCATGGGCGTGTTCCCGGCGGGCGAGACCACCGTCCACGGCGCGCTGGTCCACGGCCAGGGCTTCGCGCCCTCCGACCAGGGCAGCGTGCTCTACCTGAACGCGCCGGACCTGGATACCGTGCTCGAGCGCGTCAACGGCAACGGCGGCCAGTGCGTGTTCGGCCCGATGACGCTGCCCGACCGCATGGGCCGCATCGCCCACATCGTCGATACCGAAGGCAACCGCATCGGCCTGCACGAACCCGACGCGACGACGCAGGCTTATCTGCTGCAGCCGTAG
- a CDS encoding LrgB family protein codes for MNAMTPDLHKLWVYLAASPLLGLTATLIAYLIAFRLYERSRFNPLVNPLLIAVAILATLLTLTGTPYKTYFDGAQFVHFLLGPATVALSIPLYQQWPKLRRHALPLLAGLVAGALVATVSAVGIAWLLGASHETLHSIAPKSVTIPIAMGISEKIGGAPSMTAVLVLITGITGASTTTRLLNLLRIREYSVRGFATGIAAHGIGTARAFQVNPEAGAFAALGMGLNGIVTAVMVPLLAGWIPH; via the coding sequence ATGAACGCGATGACCCCCGACCTGCACAAGCTGTGGGTCTACCTGGCCGCCAGCCCGCTGCTGGGCCTGACCGCCACGCTGATCGCCTACCTGATCGCCTTCCGCCTGTACGAGCGCAGCCGCTTCAACCCGCTGGTCAATCCGCTGCTGATTGCCGTGGCGATCCTGGCGACACTGCTCACGCTGACCGGCACCCCGTACAAGACCTACTTCGACGGTGCCCAGTTCGTGCACTTCCTGCTGGGCCCGGCCACCGTGGCGCTGTCGATCCCGCTGTACCAGCAGTGGCCCAAGCTGCGGCGCCACGCGCTGCCGCTGCTGGCCGGGCTGGTGGCGGGGGCGCTGGTGGCCACGGTATCGGCGGTGGGCATCGCCTGGCTGCTGGGCGCATCGCACGAAACCCTGCATTCGATCGCGCCGAAGTCGGTCACCATCCCGATCGCGATGGGCATCTCGGAGAAGATCGGCGGCGCGCCATCGATGACGGCGGTGCTGGTGCTGATCACGGGCATCACGGGCGCGAGCACCACCACGCGCCTGCTCAACCTGCTGCGCATCCGCGAATACAGCGTGCGCGGCTTCGCCACCGGCATCGCCGCGCACGGCATCGGCACGGCGCGCGCGTTCCAGGTCAACCCGGAAGCCGGCGCGTTCGCGGCGCTCGGCATGGGCCTGAACGGCATCGTGACCGCGGTGATGGTGCCGCTGCTGGCCGGCTGGATTCCGCACTGA